A region from the Ciconia boyciana chromosome 1, ASM3463844v1, whole genome shotgun sequence genome encodes:
- the LOC140654264 gene encoding histone H2A-IV-like → MSGRGKQGGKTRAKAKSRSSRAGLQFPVGRVHRLLRKGNYAERVGAGAPVYLAAVLEYLTAEILELAGNAARDNKKTRIIPRHLQLAIRNDEELNKLLGKVTIAQGGVLPNIQAVLLPKKTDSHKAKAK, encoded by the coding sequence ATGTCGGGCCGCGGGAAGCAGGGCGGGAAGACGCGGGCCAAGGCCAAGTCGCGCTCGTCGCGGGCCGGGCTGCAGTTCCCCGTGGGCCGCGTGCACCGGCTGCTGCGCAAGGGCAACTACGCGGAGCGGGTGGGCGCCGGCGCCCCGGTGTACCTGGCGGCCGTGCTGGAGTACCTGACGGCCGAGATCCTGGAGCTGGCGGGCAACGCGGCCCGCGACAACAAGAAGACGCGCATCATCCCCCGCCACCTGCAGCTGGCCATCCGCAACGACGAGGAGCTCAACAAGCTGCTGGGCAAGGTGACCATCGCGCAGGGCGGGGTGCTGCCCAACATCCAGGCCGTGCTGCTGCCCAAGAAGACCGACAGCCACAAAGCTAAAGCTAAGTGA
- the LOC140654228 gene encoding histone H1.11L-like — MSETAPAPAAEAAPVAAPAPAAKAAAKKPKKAAGGSKARKPAGPSVTELITKAVSASKERKGLSLAALKKALAAGGYDVEKNNSRIKLGLKSLVSKGTLVQTKGTGASGSFRLNKKPGEVKEKAPKKRAPAPKPKKPAAKKPASTAKKPKKAVTAKKSPKKAKKPAAAAAKKATKSPKKATKAAKPKKAVAAAAKSPAKAKAVKPKAAKPKAAKPKAAKAKKAAPKKK, encoded by the coding sequence ATGTCCGAGACAGCTCCGGCACCGGCTGCTGAGGCAGCGCCCGtcgccgccccggcccccgccgccaaGGCCGCCGCCAAGAAGCCGAAGAAGGCGGCGGGCGGCTCCAAAGCCCGCAAGCCGGCGGGCCCCAGCGTCACCGAGCTGATCACCAAGGCCGTGTCCGCCTCCAAGGAGCGCAAGGGGCTCTCCCTCGCCGCGCTCAAGAAGGCGTTGGCCGCCGGCGGCTACGATGTGGAGAAGAACAACAGCCGTATTAAGCTGGGGCTCAAGAGCCTCGTCAGCAAGGGCACGCTGGTGCAGACCAAGGGCACCGGCGCCTCCGGCTCTTTTCGCCTCAACAAGAAACCGggagaagtgaaggaaaaagcCCCCAAGAAGCGGGCGCCCGCGCCCAAGCCCAAGAAGCCGGCGGCCAAGAAGCCCGCCAGCACTGCCAAGAAGCCCAAGAAGGCAGTGACAGCGAAGAAGAGCCCTAAGAAAGCCAAGAAGCCGGCAGCCGCTGCAGCCAAGAAAGCGACCAAGAGCCCCAAGAAGGCAACTAAGGCTGCCAAGCCCAAAAAggcggtggcagcagcagcgaaAAGCCCGGCCAAGGCGAAGGCGGTGAAGCCCAAAGCAGCCAAGCCCAAGGCGGCCAAGCCCAAAGCAGCCAAGGCAAAGAAGGCGGCACCCAAGAAGAAGTAA
- the LOC140654270 gene encoding histone H2B 1/2/3/4/6, whose product MPEPAKSAPAPKKGSKKAVTKTQKKGDKKRKKSRKESYSIYVYKVLKQVHPDTGISSKAMGIMNSFVNDIFERIAGEASRLAHYNKRSTITSREIQTAVRLLLPGELAKHAVSEGTKAVTKYTSSK is encoded by the coding sequence ATGCCCGAGCCGGCCAAGTCCGCCCCCGCGCCCAAGAAGGGCTCCAAGAAGGCGGTGACCAAGACGCAGAAGAAGGGCGACAAGAAGCGCAAGAAGAGCCGCAAGGAGAGCTACTCCATCTACGTGTACAAGGTGCTGAAGCAGGTGCACCCCGACACGGGCATCTCGTCCAAGGCCATGGGCATCATGAACTCCTTCGTCAACGACATCTTCGAGCGCATCGCCGGCGAGGCCTCGCGCCTGGCGCACTACAACAAGCGCTCCACCATCACCTCGCGGGAGATCCAGACGGCCGTGCGGCTCCTGCTGCCCGGCGAGCTGGCCAAGCACGCTGTCTCCGAGGGCACCAAGGCTGTCACCAAGTACACCAGCTCCAAGTAA